Below is a genomic region from Sander vitreus isolate 19-12246 chromosome 15, sanVit1, whole genome shotgun sequence.
gtgtagatggtttacatatttatgaccatatgtacaTTTATGTAccggtgttattgttgaatacattgtgaatacacacttctaaaattgtatgatgtttttgttgttattacacaatactttttctgacctttttgaatcttggccctgacaaataacccatattacaaaaaagactaaaactaacaccaaaactaataaaaactaagcattttcaaaaaaaaaaaaactaaacgaaaaaaaaaactaaactataataaccttgttCTAAACGCAGCCTAAGAGTAGAATTGCAGCTGGTAGGACATGACTAGTGTATACATAGATACAATGTAATgttaaagtaaagtacaagtagttAACACACTTTGCATTTAAACACACATCTCCCCTTTTGTGGTGTAAGTGTGCAAAATGCAGTAATCTTTATCTTTTATTGATAGAGCTTTTGTTTGTCAATCTGTTTTTGAACTGCAGTTGATCCAGTCCCCAGCTCTGGCTCCATTGGGCTTGATGATGTTAAAAACCACATCAGAGGAACTTGCGTGTCCTCGAGAAGACCTGAGTGTCGCCAGGAAAGATGAGCTGCGTAAACTGCTGCTGGAGCAGGTACCGACAGTGCTTGGACTGTTGACAGGTGAGAACAACCTTTTAATACCACCTTTGTGCAACTTGATTTCTGAATGTAAATAGATTTCTCATTTGTGTCCCAGTCCCAATTGCTGGTAGGTCAGTAGTTCAGTATAGAAACAAAAGAACATGTTGGGCAAGAAACAGCAAAGAGACGTGTGATCTTACTGTTTAATCTATAGCACTATCTAGTTATGGGGCAGACCTACTGGTTGATGCATGCACATGGTTGTATATAAAATGAGTCAGTTAACAGTGTTCCCTCTATGCAAAGTCAGTGTTAAGTGTCGCATTTAAGGGATGTCTGAAAtccaataattttttttttttagactgagCCACATCTAGAGAATTGCAATTTGAATTGGATATAAAACCACCTATGGTACAACCAGCTTATGAGGTTTAAATCTGACTTGTACAATTCAGTTTCCATGTGGTTTTTGATGCCCAAATGGGACTTAAGATAACATCTGCTCAACATTTTAGTCCAGCTGCCTGTCAAAGCAAATGTTTTGAAGGCTAACCTTCAGTTTATGTAGATAATTAGGTTATTGTCATTTCTTGTTTTGCAGATATTCTTGAGACCTATTGGGACAAGCACAGTGTCATAGCTTCCACCCCGCCTCCCTCACCCACCTCAAGGGAAAGTGGTGAGTGGATTGTCCTTTAGTTACATAAAACTGCAAAGACTTGCTAGTAATGTGGTGAGAATCATGGAATAGTTgttgcttgtttgtatttcggtttgttgttgtgtgttaacaagattgtttttttttgtttcttcaatCAGTGGAATTGCTGGGCAGTTTGTTTCAGGGCAGCCAGTACTCAAAGCTGCTTTGCCAGCCCATGGCAGCATTGGACAATGAGAGTCAGCAGCTCTGCTGTCTCGTTTTGGAGTGTTTGGCTCACCTGTTCAGCTGGATCCCTCTGTCCACAAGCATCACACCCACCCTGCTGGCATCCATTTTCCATTTTGCACGTTTTGGTTGTGATCTTCGGACAAAGGCCAAGACAGGATGCTTCATTTCCTcaaactcctcctcctctaatGGTCAGCTAAATCCTGGGACAATGCTACCAACATCGAATGGAGGAGGGCGAAATGGACAACAGAGTGAGGGCAACAAGGTGGATCGTGCCCGGCTTGGTGTACTCGCCATGACCTGTGTCAACGAGCTTGTGTCAAAGAACTGTGTGCCAATGGATTTTGAGGAGTACCTGCTGCGCATGTTCCAGCAGACCTTCTTTCTCCTGCAGAAGCTGACACGAGAGAATAACGCCCATACTGTCAAGAGCCGCCTACAGGAACTTGATGAGAGGTTTGGCTCAGTCTATTAGTTGACACCAATATTTGTGCATATGTCGGTGTTTGCAGACTAGAGTGTATTCTACCATGACAACTTCACCATGAGATATGCAGCTGGTCATATTTACTTTTCTTGTACTCAAAGCTAATTTGCAGTCAGAAGGTGCATTGTGGTATTTCTTAGAATCTCTCAAAAATGCCTTTGTTTTCATCACTGCTGCTCTCTACACTAGCTCTATACAGCCATGTAGCACAGCTCCGTCACATGATCATATTCTTTCTACCTATGTTTAAAACTGCGCCATTATACGTAACTTTAAAACTTGTAACTTTTaaacactttgttttctttttcagttgaCTTGACAGTAGCTGAGATTGATCTTATGTCTCTATGGTCCCGTTAGattttatacatatatgttGGCTGTCCCATACATAAGTCATTTAACTTAATTTCATCACCTCATTTGTGGCCATTATCAAACAAGTTTGATATTTTATGAGTGGTCTTGTAGTATATGTAGATAGATACACGACCCGCATTGTCACTGTCCGTTGTCAAGATGGATATTAGGGCTGGGAAACATTCTCTGACAATTTTGGGTCCCCAGTCTTGGAttaagaattattattattattattgtcaagCATTGGCTATATAAGGTAACTTACAAGATGTTTGTTaactttctgttttgtttggttaaTGTTTTCTCTTTCATCTTGCAGTTACTTGGAAAAGTTCACTGATTTTCTGCGCCTGTTTGTCAGTGTTCACTTGAGGCGGATTGAGTCCAGTCCTCAGTTTCCAATTGTAGAGTTTCTTGGCCTGCTTTTCAAGTTCACCTTCAACCAGGTAATGAGAATTGTGTCAAGCAGTCATTTGCATATGCAGTACAGCACAGGATTTGAATTCTACAGGTTTCCTTCAAAGTATGAGTACTGACTGCTTACAAAACCTGTTTCTCTTTGGTTTAACAGCCTACCCATGAAGGCTACTTTGCCTGTTTGGATATATGGAGTATCTTTTTGGATTTTCTAACAACCAAAATCAAAAGCAGACTCGCTGACAGAGAAAGTGTTCTAAATAGGTAAGTTGCTCAAAAATGTACTTATCCCTTTTACTCTTGGAATGAATGCAACCTTATAAAACACAGGCaatcaaatgtataaaatgcCTGATGTATTGTTATtcatttgttgttgcttttgtttgcttaatatatttttgtatggTTGAATAGGTACAAAGATGCCTTAGTTCTGCTATTGAGGGAAGTTCTGAATCGCATACAGTTCAGATACAATCAGGCCCAGTTAGAAGAGCTGGATGATGAGACTCTGGATGATGATGTAAGAACAATTTACCTGAATTTCACAGTCAgttgcaccttttttttttttttttttttttaaacctaaaacTGCATGTCCTGTGTATCTGTACAAAAATGCTATAATAAAAGTTTATTATATTATTCGCATATTAACCCCTTTAAGATAGGCACACATTACAAAGGCCTACTTCAAAGTCTGAATATTCTCCTTCATTTGGTAACTATAGCAACAGACTGAGTGGCAAAGGTACCTGCGTCAGAGTCTGGAGGTGGTAGCCAAGGTGATGGAGCTGCTCCCATCCCATGCATTCTCTACTTTGGTAAGAGATCATAGTTGGTGTACCCTTGACATTTTGTAAGGTTTTAATGCATCTTTAAGTGGACTTCAGTATTACCATTTTAAAATTCCAGCTGGTGCAAATTAGCTGCAGGAGTAGATTTTCTTCAACAGTGACGTGTAATAGTACTTGCTGGGTTCTTAATGTGTTTGGTGGCTGCAAGAGTCCCTAGAACTTTACAACACTAAACATTGTGCATTAAAGTAATACTGACTTGGGAAGATTATACTAGACCAGTTGGCCTTGATTGGCTGCAATGTGTGCATTCAAATTGTGCATCAGGTCACCTCAAACATATTAATGTAGTCAATAGTTTAACCACTTATCAAAATGATTGTAACGTATGTTTATATTTAACTGCAAGTACCCACAACAATTATACTTAATAATTCATGCTATGTTACTAGTTAATGTTTATGTACAAGGTGAAGGTCAAATTTCagttaaaatgtttattaacCAATAGTAAAAATCTTAACATTGCTTTTTACTCAGCTTAAATGATTTCTTAAATCTGAATATAGCATTAACAGTGAACTTTAACAGTGCTACGGCAGAATTGGAATGACATTTTACAGAAGTTACGTACACATTTGACATATGAGAATTATGTGTTTCACTTTGACTACAAGAGACAGTTCAGATTCCCTAGCACAGCACTAATACATCACAACATTTTATAAGAATGTAACACAATCAAAACCCCTTTTTTAGGTATTAGTTGAGGTAACGGTTTGTCTTTTGGTGGTAATGTTAGTCTTGGTTTAGTTTAGCTTTAAACAACCTGTCAGACTAGAACACAAATCAGGCATATTGCAATGTTTAGTAAAATGCTGTATCTAGTCAATGTGCTATCATACTGAAATTGAATTCTGTTAAATATGATTCCATGAATTGGTTCCTGTTTTGAACCAGTTCCTCCAAAAGATTGTCTTGGGTTCTGAGGTTACGACACTGCATTCGTcttcttgtgtgtcttttgatTGTGCGTGTGAAGTTGcgtgtttgtatgtatatagcatacattaaaaagaaaattaaaaatattccaACGAAACTGAATTATTTTCACATGGCTATGGATGTATATTATTACATGTCAAGAAATGTATGGTGATATATCCCAGTCAGTGACCTCCTCCTTATTCATCTTTTCTCTCCAGTTTCCAGTCCTCCAAGATAATTTGGACGTATACCTGGGTTTGCAGCAGTTTATTGTCACCAACGGCACAAGTAAGAATTTGTTTTTTGAGGTACATTCACATTGAGTGATGCTAATTTAATATATAGTAACATGTTGTGATGACCTATCATGCTGTCCTTTTTTCAGATCGGAGGCTTAATATCTCTGCAGAGAATGATTGCCGTCGACTTCACTGTTCTCTCAGGGACCTCAGCTCTCTACTTCAAGCTGTCGGACGCTTGGCTGAACATTTCATTGGGGAAGTTTTTGCTGCACGTTTCAATGATGCCCTGGTAGTGGTGGAGAGGTCAGTGCTCTAATATTCGTCCAAAACGTTAAAAAGTGATTTCTGTGCCTACATCATGagattatttttatgtttcaaGATGTTTCTAATAGTACACAATAAATGTTGACTGAATCTCAACTCGCTCTTAAGTCGGTTGGTTTCTGTTTTGGTGTTCTATTTAAATAGTTTAGTGTTAAAATGGTGTGCACTTACTAATAATAATTGGTGGTGGTTGAATTTCTGTTGACTGTTGCTCCATTCAAAGAGCAAAATATCACTAACCATGTGAACATTGTTTCTCAAGGTTGGTTGAAGTGACTTGCTACGGCTCTCAGACCAGCCTTTATGACCTGGAGACCGCTGTGCCTTCTGTGCTCAAGCCAGACCTCATTGACGTGTGAGTATCGCATGTTTAAAGCAAAACTCAACCCTAACATGGGTGTCACACTATTTGTATATGAGAACAACTGTTTCAAGTCTCAGTTACAAATGACAAGACTACACTGTTCTGTTATCAAATGCTTTTGGCAGAGTCACACAAATAATAAGGGAACTGAGTGTGTGAGCAGAGTTTGTGGGATTTTATACACTTAACAGCCGTGTTTCCCAGCATCAACAAAAGCCAATTGAATAGCAGCCCTGGCTGTTTGTTTTGGTATAGTTACCTCTTCTTTATAGCTTAATTACCTCTTCTTTATAGCTATCAGAGCTACTAGTTTACATAATGAAGCTCCAGATAAATCTTTGATTCattttaactagggctgcaagaTTTTTTTtcgtttcatcgtctacatcgtgATGTGCGCATGcacgatagtcacatcgcaggacgttgatctatctatcgatcgatCCATACACAGTATGGCTATATATTTAGTGTAAAACACTACAAATGTTTGTATGAATAGAACTGTACAAATATAAAGGCTaggcatatattatatacacacaaaacGCACTCTATCTGCGTGGATCGGCTCTTTATCTGAATAAGCTTTCCGTAACATTAGATTAACCACGGCGCTGCggatattctctctctctctctgagaacGGTATCCGGGTCACAAGCCGGAGCATCGAGGACGGACAAATTTAGGAAATGAGAAAGGcccagtgttttgttttatttacgcTGCAAAGACGAACTAAATCACCttattaatgcaacgtaatcccGCCATCTcctggccatttttcaccgcagaaagctgctacgagccaggctaaagctaatatagttagcctaaagaaacaaggggtctgtcccaactaacgttacggttccGAGCCGCGATGCTgtaaacgtaacactaatctacagcagaagtctgtgtgtgatataacgtaatttacactgatttaggTGTttttggatacacagtttgttgctagtgcgTGACATGCAGGTCTGCTGTTTTATTGAgttcatcagtgtgtgtgtgtgtgtgtgtgtctggtatTGTTTATTACAGACACGCACAGGCTCTTGCTGCTTTGCAAGCCTACTCTCATTGGCTTGCACAGTTCTACAGTGAGGTCCACAGTCAAAACCAGAGCCAGTTCATGAACCTCATTACATCGACAATAGATGCCAGTAGCCCACTCATCACAGCAAAGGTATCTTGCCTTATACTCATTAAATATGATTTATACAGAAAAATGCATGCATGATGTTTAAGGTTGGGCAGAGATAGTGAAAAGAGAAACGGAATGGAGAGTGATGTTACCAAATGGTTTTCctttcaacactttttctgtctttattttcaggTACCTGAAAAGTTGCTGCTCTCAGCATGTCATCTGATGGTTTCCATCACCTCTACAGTGAGGCCTGTGTTCTTGGTCACTTTGCCAGCTGTTCGGAACATCTTCAACCTCATTACTGCAGAGAATCAGACCCGCAGACTTCCCCAAGAggtacatgttttttgttttgcatagAATATGTTCCGacttgattattttttatatatatatatatatatatatatatatatacatacatacatacatacatacatacatacagtaagttTTGAGAAGTAGCAAAGTATGTGTACCTTCATAGGACTTCCATAGTTTATAAGATGGCTGACTGGCAACTTCTATTTTATGCATACAGGCTCACATGTTGGTGTGTAGGGCTTTGTCCAACATGCTGCTACTGCCGTGGCCGAATTTACCAGAGAGTGAGCAGCAGTGGCAAACCCGCTCCAGCAACCATGCCAGCCTACTGGCGGCACTCGCTCGTGAATATAAGGGAATAAGAGGGACAGTAAACATTACTCCACGGCAAACCGATCTGAATAACAGTCagtatttctttctctttgttttgttactgttggtctgttttttaaattgtactGCTAGCCTTTTTCACATCTTTTCATTCTTTATCCTGCTGTAATTGTGTTCTCTGAATATATTTTTTCTACTCCAGTGAAAGCGGTGATACAGCAGACCCTGCCTGTGCTTAGAGACGTAGTGGACAGCATTTCTGGGGAATCCACCAAATCGCGTCAGATCTGTTACCAGAGTCTTCAGGAATCTGTCCAAGTGTCCCTCAGCCTTTTCCCAGTGTTTATTCAGCAGCCaggtctgtgtctctctcatccacagaagggattttgagaacagtAACACACAAAGCAGAAGGGGAGGGGCAAAGcctgatgtcaggctttattctGGCAAAGTACTTGGTTGCGCCAGACTACCTTACTATAGACCTGGCTTTCATCAGCACAGCAAGCAGCAATGCACACAAATGTCAACGCTTACTTTTTAATTCTTGACTCTTCTTAATTTTAAATCCTATTGTTCACGTAAAAGAAAATATTAGGAGGTCCTCTTAAGAAGAGTCCTATGTCTCAAGTTCAGTGCAAAACCATACTCTGTTCAGATTTCAACAAACTTCGTCACAAAAGGTTGTCTCACTGGCTAGCTTTGTTTATTGTCACTTCTCTTTCACAGATGTGACAGACGAGATGTTGGCCTTCTTCTTGACGCTGTTTCAGGCGTTGCGAGTCCAGATGGGTGTTGCCTTTACAGGACAGATTATTCACACTTTCCTCAGCATGTTcaccaggtaaaaaaaaataacaataggGATTTTTACTAGTTGTAGTCCCAGTAGTATTATACCCTGTCTAGATGGATAAAGTTTCAAATGACATGGGGCAAACACTGAAAATGCTGGTATCACTCTCAACACTAATTCATGTAATGTCACTTGTATGTGCTCCAGGGAACAGCTGGCAGCCAGTATTTTGCAAGAGGGCAGTGCAGGGTGTAGAGTGGTACAGAAGTTCCTGAAAATCCTGCAGGTGGTGGTGCAAGAGCCTGGTCAAGCTTTCAAGCCCTTCCTACCCAGCATCCTCTCTCTGTGCATGGAGCAGGTTTACCCAGTTGTGGCAGAGGTCAGTTGGTGTTCACCTGTCCTGTGTTAATATTTATTCTGGACTTTGATTTTGTTTGCTTCTGCATTGATTAGCCTGCTAGCACCTAAACTTAGCGTGTGGAAATCTTTCGGAAGTCATACAAAAATGTACCTACAGTTAAATAGGAACAATGTGGAAaaccaatataaaaaaaaaaaaatctaattattatttGGTCTGTGGAATCAAGACACTCTTGTCTTCTCTTGTCTTTGATAGAGGTCTTCCCCAGACGTCAAGGCGGAGATGTTTGAGTTGCTATACCAAATACTTCACCAAAACTGGAGGTACTTCTTTAAAACGTCAGTGTTAACAAGTGTCCAAAGAGGAGCTGCTGAAGAGACCATGGAAAATGAGGCCCAATTCACAGCTGCTATGCAGGTGTGTTTATGCATGTGGCTAAAGTCATCATACCTTTTTTAATAGAACAAGAAAATCTACGATTTGACCTTTTTGTGTAAGCTTCCATATACAATGAATGACATTAGCTAATTGTGCTACAGATAATGgataaagttattgttaaatctaTCTCCACTTGATTTCCTGACTGGTGCTGAAATGTCTTTTCCAGGCTTTTGGACAGTCTTTCTTGCAGCCTGACATCCACATCTTCAAGCAGAATATCTTCTATTTGGAGTTACTCAACAGCAAGCACAAGTTGTATCACAGAGTAAGTTGAGATTTTATGTCAGTATCTTTGTTTTTAGAGGCTAAACAGGTCAGTGAGTGGAGTTGTTCACTCACTAGCAAATTCTGAATTTCACTCATTCTTCATTAGCAGTCTGCAGATTGTTGTCGAGGGTCAATTTTTCATTATCAGATGTCCTTTTTTATGAGGTTTTACATTTAGCCTACATTTGTTAGCAGTAAAACTTGTTTGATGTAAaaattgtcttttattttatgttggccATCGCATCTCGTTTTGACGGATATAATCTCGTTAGTAATCAGGAGGACAGAGAACACAGTGGCATTCggattatatattatattctcATATGTCCTTGTACGCCTGTAATTAAGACATGTGGCCCCTCATTCACACATTGTCATTGATCGAGACCTTCAGTGAGGGCTTATAACCAATGTATAGATTCCATTGTCatcactttgtttttattgtgcttTAGAAGCTTTTCCGGACCTCGATGCTCTTCCACTTCATCAACGTGCTGCTGCAGGTCCTTCTCCACAAAAGTCACGACCTTCTTCAGGAGGAAATCACCCTTGCTATTTACAACATGGCCTGTGTGGACTTTGATGCCTTCTACTCTGCCTTCATGCCAGAGTTCCTCAATGGCTGCCAAGGTGTGGACACCAGCCAACGAGCTGTTCTCGCACGCAACTTCAAGCTTGAACGGGTAAGCATGACATTGTTTTACTaacattgtttttcttcccaCGTAACTGAATAATACTGAAATCACAGCTTCAAAGCTAACATATGCATTGACCTGTGCATTTTGTAAGTTATTCTCTACCTAATGGGCAACCATGACAATGTATTTTGCAGGCTGTTGGCACGTATGTTGCATTAGACAAAGACAGAGTTAACTGTTATATATGATGTGGCAAGGCGGCTTTGATTTTTCCACAACATGCTGCATGGAAATAATACAACAAATCAAGACTACAGTGGTATTTAAAAGTTTAGCCTTTTGATTACTGTTgaacttttctctttttttctcaaggACTTGCCTTCATTCACTCAAAGCGTGCAGCGGCTGGTGAATGACCTTCGCTACTACAGACTGTGTAATAGTAGCCTGCCGACTGGCACCATCAAGCTATAGCACAACGACTGCTGGAACCACTCCACACATCGATGATCTTCAAGGACTGCCTGTGCTGACCACTTTGCCCAACACTCCTACTCCAATCCAGCTTTGCTCCGTCTATTCAAAGTAATAGGAAGGAACAACACGCATCGTATTGTTGAGTAGTTGGAGGTTGAGGATGCTGCTGATGTTTCTCTTTGATCTCTACTGTAGAAGGTTGgcacgttatttttttaaagcagcgcCCTCCTAATGTGTTGCCAATGATAATTTGGCAAGAAATGTAAACCTGGTCTGCAGTTGGCTTTTGCCCAGACCTGGAGCAGTCTGAGCCAGGCCTTCTTTCCCATACGTCCACAACCAAGCTGGGCTGGGACTGAGCACTTTCAACtcattttgagtttttaaaatgtctgcttttattcattttgccttttaatttttttcatctCCAAAGGAGACAGACTCTCAACTTAAGATCTTTCATATCATTCCATTCTGAAAAAGTGAAAACCTGCTTGATTAataaagtgctttttttttagtaaaactCACTCTTGCAGTGGTTTGTAAGAATGGTTGTATTGAGAGATTCATAGGCTTGTCTGTATGTTTACACTGTTATGCTTTACACTTTTCAATGGCATCTTTTTAAAATTCCTTTTAAGTTAAATACATCTACTTAACTGCTGAATAATTGTTTAGGCCTTGAATTGTTTAAGAACACATGCACAGGTCTTTACAGAGCCAATGGATAATGCAGGGCCGATTTTAATTGTGAGAATTGCTAAAGCTTTTGACAGAATGCAAAGCATCAACGTGACAAATGCTGTGTGAAGACGCAGCATGCAGAAGAAAGGAA
It encodes:
- the xpo6 gene encoding exportin-6, with protein sequence MASEEGSLRALESLMTEFFHSCTTNERKREIEELLNNFAQQTGAWRHCLFFLSNTRNEYVMMYSLTVFENLVNKMWIGVASQDKMEIRSCLPKLLLAQHKSVPYFIRNKLCKVIVDIGRQDWPMFYHDFFTSTLQLIQSPALAPLGLMMLKTTSEELACPREDLSVARKDELRKLLLEQVPTVLGLLTDILETYWDKHSVIASTPPPSPTSRESVELLGSLFQGSQYSKLLCQPMAALDNESQQLCCLVLECLAHLFSWIPLSTSITPTLLASIFHFARFGCDLRTKAKTGCFISSNSSSSNGQLNPGTMLPTSNGGGRNGQQSEGNKVDRARLGVLAMTCVNELVSKNCVPMDFEEYLLRMFQQTFFLLQKLTRENNAHTVKSRLQELDESYLEKFTDFLRLFVSVHLRRIESSPQFPIVEFLGLLFKFTFNQPTHEGYFACLDIWSIFLDFLTTKIKSRLADRESVLNRYKDALVLLLREVLNRIQFRYNQAQLEELDDETLDDDQQTEWQRYLRQSLEVVAKVMELLPSHAFSTLFPVLQDNLDVYLGLQQFIVTNGTNRRLNISAENDCRRLHCSLRDLSSLLQAVGRLAEHFIGEVFAARFNDALVVVERLVEVTCYGSQTSLYDLETAVPSVLKPDLIDVHAQALAALQAYSHWLAQFYSEVHSQNQSQFMNLITSTIDASSPLITAKVPEKLLLSACHLMVSITSTVRPVFLVTLPAVRNIFNLITAENQTRRLPQEAHMLVCRALSNMLLLPWPNLPESEQQWQTRSSNHASLLAALAREYKGIRGTVNITPRQTDLNNMKAVIQQTLPVLRDVVDSISGESTKSRQICYQSLQESVQVSLSLFPVFIQQPDVTDEMLAFFLTLFQALRVQMGVAFTGQIIHTFLSMFTREQLAASILQEGSAGCRVVQKFLKILQVVVQEPGQAFKPFLPSILSLCMEQVYPVVAERSSPDVKAEMFELLYQILHQNWRYFFKTSVLTSVQRGAAEETMENEAQFTAAMQAFGQSFLQPDIHIFKQNIFYLELLNSKHKLYHRKLFRTSMLFHFINVLLQVLLHKSHDLLQEEITLAIYNMACVDFDAFYSAFMPEFLNGCQGVDTSQRAVLARNFKLERDLPSFTQSVQRLVNDLRYYRLCNSSLPTGTIKL